The following proteins are co-located in the Rippkaea orientalis PCC 8801 genome:
- a CDS encoding XisI protein produces MDKLENYHSLIKKNLTEYHQLFCSASPENVEMLLAFDEQRDQYLWFQVGWTSEERIKGISVHIRIKNDKIYIEEDWTEEGIANELLREGVPKDDIVLAFHDPETRKYTDFAIA; encoded by the coding sequence ATGGATAAATTAGAAAATTATCATTCATTAATTAAAAAAAATTTAACAGAATATCATCAACTTTTTTGTTCAGCGTCTCCTGAAAATGTAGAAATGCTGTTAGCGTTTGATGAACAAAGAGATCAATATCTTTGGTTTCAAGTGGGTTGGACATCAGAGGAAAGAATTAAAGGGATCTCCGTTCATATACGCATTAAAAACGATAAAATTTATATTGAGGAAGATTGGACAGAGGAAGGTATTGCTAATGAATTATTAAGGGAAGGTGTTCCCAAAGATGATATTGTCTTGGCATTTCATGACCCCGAAACTCGTAAATATACAGACTTTGCTATTGCTTAG
- a CDS encoding DUF1269 domain-containing protein — protein MAALTVWKFNKPEEAEEVLIKLAALQKEHIIDLKDAATVSWPEGKKKPKTKQAVNLVGLGALDGAFWGLLFGLLFFCPIFGIAVGASMGALGGSLRDYGINDDFINEVKSKVTEGTSALFLLTGDVTLDKVREALGGITAELIQSNLSNEQEAKLKEHFHPEA, from the coding sequence ATGGCAGCACTTACCGTTTGGAAATTTAATAAGCCTGAAGAAGCTGAAGAAGTTTTAATAAAGTTAGCCGCCTTACAAAAAGAGCATATTATTGATCTCAAAGATGCCGCTACTGTGTCTTGGCCTGAGGGTAAAAAGAAACCTAAAACCAAACAAGCGGTTAATTTAGTCGGTTTAGGGGCTTTAGATGGGGCTTTCTGGGGATTACTCTTTGGGCTGCTCTTTTTCTGTCCTATTTTTGGTATTGCGGTTGGAGCTTCTATGGGAGCTTTAGGCGGTTCTTTGCGAGATTATGGCATTAATGATGACTTTATCAATGAAGTGAAAAGCAAAGTCACTGAAGGGACATCGGCTCTTTTTTTATTAACAGGTGATGTTACGCTTGATAAAGTACGAGAGGCTCTTGGTGGCATTACGGCTGAATTAATTCAGTCTAATTTATCTAATGAACAAGAAGCAAAACTCAAAGAGCATTTTCATCCAGAAGCGTAA
- a CDS encoding AEC family transporter: MSVLLPAILPVALIIFIGFIAGRTLNLKLSTLSQLSVYILCPALIADSLYRTTISAKSVLDLSLGVVIIALVMYLIAWGISYFFQVSSLTYRSLVATTVHPNNGNMGLPFVDFALGSGGLERAIIYMISSAIIMFGFAPAILTGSSLKKGLILTLKLPLIWAMLAGLALRLLGIELPFKLGEGIHLLGRSAIPIDLIILGMQLSNTRLTVAKYEFISTILRLLIAPIIAFYVGKMLNLEGLDLQVLILQSAMPTAINTLVLVTEFGGDAPRVARTIVVTTLSSFITLPLVLWAATGF, encoded by the coding sequence ATGTCTGTTCTTTTACCTGCTATCCTTCCTGTTGCTTTAATTATTTTCATTGGTTTTATTGCAGGGAGAACACTTAATCTTAAACTATCTACCCTTTCTCAATTATCGGTTTATATTTTATGTCCGGCGTTAATTGCTGATAGTTTGTATCGGACTACTATCTCTGCTAAAAGTGTTTTAGATTTATCACTTGGGGTAGTGATTATTGCTCTAGTTATGTATTTAATCGCTTGGGGAATCAGCTATTTTTTTCAGGTATCTTCTCTGACTTATCGAAGTTTAGTCGCTACGACTGTCCATCCCAATAATGGTAATATGGGTTTACCGTTTGTAGACTTTGCCCTCGGTTCTGGTGGGTTAGAAAGGGCAATTATTTATATGATTAGTTCGGCTATTATTATGTTTGGATTTGCTCCTGCTATTTTAACAGGAAGTAGCTTAAAAAAAGGATTAATTTTAACCTTAAAACTTCCTCTTATCTGGGCAATGTTAGCAGGTTTAGCCCTAAGATTACTAGGGATCGAACTTCCTTTTAAACTAGGAGAAGGTATTCATCTTTTGGGACGCTCAGCAATTCCTATTGATTTAATTATTTTAGGAATGCAGCTTTCTAATACTCGCTTGACGGTAGCTAAATATGAATTTATTTCAACAATATTGCGGTTACTAATTGCTCCAATTATTGCCTTTTATGTTGGGAAAATGCTCAATTTAGAGGGTTTGGATTTACAAGTTTTAATTCTACAAAGTGCTATGCCAACAGCGATTAATACCTTAGTTTTAGTAACAGAGTTTGGGGGAGATGCCCCCCGTGTTGCCCGTACTATTGTTGTCACTACATTGAGTAGTTTTATTACCTTACCTCTTGTCTTGTGGGCAGCTACTGGATTTTAA
- a CDS encoding Uma2 family endonuclease, with the protein MNNNTLSLPVPLNLEIDLTDEQFFQLCQNNRDLRFERTATGELIIMPPTGSETSDRNAELTYQLRAWSRQNQLGKSFDSSGGFQLPNGAQRSPDASWVTTERWNRLTPAEKEKFAPLCPDFVVELMSPNDSLEKTRSKMTEYRNNGARLGWLINRQQRQVEIYRPYQGVEILQSPNTLSGEDILPGFVLDLTTIW; encoded by the coding sequence ATGAATAATAATACCCTCAGTTTACCTGTTCCCCTGAACTTAGAGATTGACTTAACGGACGAACAATTTTTTCAGCTTTGTCAAAATAACCGTGACTTGAGGTTTGAGCGTACAGCGACAGGGGAATTGATTATTATGCCACCAACAGGTAGCGAAACGAGCGATCGCAACGCTGAACTCACTTATCAGCTAAGAGCCTGGAGTCGGCAAAATCAGCTAGGGAAATCTTTTGACTCTTCCGGGGGTTTCCAACTTCCTAACGGTGCACAACGCTCTCCTGATGCTTCTTGGGTAACAACCGAACGCTGGAATCGTTTGACTCCTGCTGAAAAAGAAAAATTTGCTCCTTTGTGTCCTGATTTTGTCGTTGAATTAATGTCTCCTAATGATTCCCTTGAAAAGACACGCAGTAAAATGACAGAGTATCGTAATAATGGGGCAAGGTTAGGATGGTTAATTAATCGCCAACAACGGCAGGTAGAAATTTACCGTCCCTATCAAGGGGTTGAAATTTTACAAAGTCCAAACACTTTATCAGGAGAGGATATTTTGCCTGGGTTTGTTTTGGATTTAACGACAATTTGGTAG
- a CDS encoding cytochrome P450 — protein MIALTQKPEWTIPGPSTLPLIGRSLNVIRFGKDCIGLSNELFNTYGKVVSLAASGGTNLYSADNNCPGTILAYGPEIVRQVTTQHNIYHKRPLSGTLYRHKDDSPRTEPLKNYGVGLFGVNGEEHLQQRKLMMPAFHKTQVESYRDEMVAMTQLEIDQLAINQPCEISQLMQRLTLRIATKTLFGEDINSVDSTAGELLQQVLNCQRSSSIMLFPFDIPGLIFHRYLNLLAQYEAKIKKIIDDKRAKGANDNDVLSMLIQAREEESGHPLSEAELIAHTGVIFLAGHETTANALTWTMFLLSQHPQILGDLVNELESVLQGEPPTLEQLPQLPLLDRVIKESMRILTSVPWNGRVTSETTELDGYVLPKGTEVLVSIYHTHHMSEIYPDPEAFKPERWETITPSIYEYNPFSAGPRLCIGATFAMMELKIVLGMLLQRFRWQYIGGQQIDRAGVISLKPKYGLSMRVCPQDHEFNQGVGEVQGNIRETVKLS, from the coding sequence ATGATTGCATTAACCCAAAAACCTGAGTGGACGATTCCTGGTCCTTCAACCTTACCCCTAATTGGTCGTAGCCTTAATGTTATTCGTTTTGGAAAAGATTGTATTGGTTTGAGTAATGAACTGTTTAACACCTATGGAAAAGTTGTCTCGTTAGCTGCCTCAGGGGGAACGAATCTTTATTCAGCAGATAATAATTGTCCAGGGACAATTCTAGCCTACGGACCAGAAATTGTCCGTCAAGTCACTACTCAACATAATATTTACCACAAACGCCCCTTATCAGGAACACTATATCGCCACAAAGATGACTCACCAAGAACTGAACCTTTAAAAAATTACGGAGTAGGATTATTTGGTGTTAATGGAGAGGAGCATTTACAACAACGTAAATTAATGATGCCAGCTTTTCACAAAACCCAAGTTGAGTCATATCGAGATGAAATGGTTGCGATGACTCAATTAGAAATCGATCAGCTTGCCATTAATCAACCCTGTGAAATTAGCCAATTAATGCAACGATTGACCTTACGAATCGCCACTAAAACGCTCTTTGGTGAAGATATCAATAGCGTTGATAGTACGGCAGGAGAACTTCTTCAACAGGTTTTAAACTGCCAAAGATCATCATCAATTATGCTATTTCCCTTTGATATTCCGGGGTTGATTTTTCATCGTTATCTCAATCTTTTAGCACAATATGAAGCAAAAATCAAGAAAATTATTGATGATAAACGGGCTAAAGGGGCGAATGATAACGATGTCTTATCGATGTTAATTCAAGCGCGGGAGGAAGAGAGTGGTCATCCTTTGAGTGAAGCCGAATTAATTGCCCATACGGGAGTCATTTTTCTAGCGGGACATGAAACCACGGCTAATGCGTTAACTTGGACGATGTTTCTACTGTCACAGCATCCTCAAATTCTGGGAGATCTCGTTAACGAACTTGAGAGTGTCCTCCAAGGAGAACCCCCCACCCTTGAACAATTGCCTCAACTCCCGTTACTCGATAGGGTGATTAAAGAGAGTATGCGAATTTTAACCTCTGTTCCTTGGAATGGTCGAGTTACGTCTGAAACCACTGAATTAGACGGTTATGTATTGCCTAAAGGGACTGAAGTCTTGGTCAGTATTTACCATACCCATCATATGTCAGAAATTTATCCCGATCCAGAGGCGTTTAAACCTGAGCGATGGGAAACGATTACTCCGTCTATTTACGAATATAACCCCTTTAGTGCGGGTCCTCGCCTGTGTATTGGGGCAACTTTTGCCATGATGGAACTAAAAATAGTCTTAGGAATGTTACTGCAGCGTTTTCGTTGGCAATATATTGGGGGTCAACAAATTGATCGTGCTGGTGTGATTTCCCTTAAACCGAAATATGGCTTATCAATGAGGGTTTGTCCCCAAGATCATGAGTTTAATCAAGGGGTTGGTGAGGTGCAAGGGAACATTCGAGAAACGGTTAAGTTATCTTAG
- a CDS encoding ferredoxin, translated as MADFSPIPDRSGLEPELGGIFRDAPERTGFEPELGGRLRQKGVYVDEVVCIGCKHCAHVAPNTFYIEGDYGRSRVYNQDGDQEETIQEAIDTCPVDCIHWVDYTKLKKLEEERKYQEIKPLGFPQVHRDPKGKSPKK; from the coding sequence ATGGCTGATTTTTCCCCTATTCCCGATCGCTCTGGACTAGAACCAGAGTTAGGGGGGATCTTTCGAGATGCCCCCGAAAGAACGGGTTTTGAGCCAGAATTGGGCGGTCGATTGCGGCAAAAAGGCGTTTATGTTGATGAAGTGGTTTGTATTGGCTGCAAACACTGCGCCCATGTTGCCCCGAATACCTTTTATATTGAAGGAGATTACGGGCGATCGCGGGTTTATAATCAAGATGGCGATCAAGAGGAAACCATCCAAGAGGCGATCGATACTTGTCCCGTTGATTGTATCCACTGGGTTGATTATACAAAATTGAAAAAACTTGAAGAAGAACGCAAATATCAAGAAATTAAACCGTTAGGGTTTCCCCAAGTTCATCGAGATCCCAAGGGAAAATCCCCCAAAAAATAG
- a CDS encoding DUF1257 domain-containing protein yields MSHFSNIKTQIRNLPSLKAALEEMGVNWKEGPHPVRGYQGQTHTAEVVVEQENNYDIGFRWNGSEYELVADLQYWQQPLSVEGFLKKVTQGYAYHTVLSESAKQGFQVAEEQKNEDGSIRLVVQRWSA; encoded by the coding sequence ATGTCACACTTTAGCAATATCAAAACCCAAATCCGTAATTTACCCTCCCTCAAAGCCGCCCTTGAAGAGATGGGAGTGAATTGGAAAGAAGGTCCTCACCCCGTCAGAGGCTATCAAGGACAAACCCATACAGCCGAAGTCGTGGTAGAACAAGAGAATAATTACGATATTGGCTTTCGCTGGAATGGCAGTGAGTATGAGTTAGTCGCTGACTTACAATACTGGCAACAACCCCTATCCGTCGAAGGATTCCTCAAAAAAGTGACCCAAGGTTACGCCTATCATACCGTACTGAGCGAATCGGCTAAACAAGGCTTTCAGGTTGCCGAAGAACAAAAGAACGAAGACGGATCAATTCGCCTCGTTGTTCAACGCTGGAGTGCCTAA
- a CDS encoding DUF2997 domain-containing protein — protein MNLETLEFIIYPDGRVQEKVTGIIGASCQEVTAAIEAQLGRVVSQEKTSQYYAQTVNQSAKAANQAEFSQW, from the coding sequence ATGAACCTGGAAACCCTAGAATTTATCATCTACCCCGATGGTCGTGTCCAAGAAAAAGTGACAGGCATAATAGGAGCCTCTTGTCAAGAGGTAACGGCGGCGATCGAAGCTCAATTAGGGCGAGTGGTGTCTCAGGAGAAAACCTCTCAATATTACGCTCAAACGGTTAATCAATCAGCTAAAGCTGCTAATCAAGCGGAATTTAGCCAATGGTAA
- a CDS encoding DUF29 domain-containing protein encodes MSVKTDLENLYITDEDQWLEETIKLLKSRRFSELDLKNLIEALEDLGNEKKRAVESLLEHIIRHLLLCQYWTEQYERNAGHWESEIVGFRTQLKRRLTTNLRNHLERELPIIYQDALLFVQRKTRLKVNFPQQCPYRLEQLLDNSWFPR; translated from the coding sequence ATGAGTGTCAAAACTGATTTAGAAAATCTGTATATAACTGATGAGGATCAATGGTTAGAAGAAACGATTAAACTCTTAAAATCAAGACGTTTTTCAGAATTAGATCTAAAAAACTTAATTGAGGCATTAGAAGATTTGGGTAATGAAAAAAAGCGAGCAGTAGAAAGCTTGCTAGAACACATTATTAGGCACTTATTACTGTGTCAATATTGGACGGAACAATATGAACGTAATGCCGGACATTGGGAATCTGAAATCGTGGGTTTCCGAACCCAATTAAAAAGACGTTTAACTACTAATTTACGCAATCATTTAGAGCGAGAATTACCAATAATTTATCAAGATGCTCTCCTTTTTGTTCAACGGAAAACCCGTTTAAAAGTTAATTTTCCTCAACAATGCCCCTATCGTCTTGAGCAATTATTAGATAATAGCTGGTTTCCTCGCTAG
- a CDS encoding ABC transporter permease gives MNWWQKLKTNSLARFGAILLIIFYSLVIAADFVAPYNPYSSQIDGSLLPPTPIYWTTPDGEFIGLHVYPTTQSPTDLETGKRTLNIDFKQPTPIRLFVKGDRYQLFQIRLPLPPTFKEVEIFPGIPFDRHLFGTVGQAKLNLLGTDEQGRDQFSRLIFGGRISLFIGLVGIIISFPLGMIVGGISGYFGGWLDAGLMRLVEVLMTIPGLYLLVALAAVLPPSLSSTQRFLLIVLITSFISWSGLARVIRGQVLSLKEQEFVQAARAMGATPWRIIIQHILPQTATYIIISATLAVPGFIVAESVLSLIGLGIQQPDPSWGNLLSIATNASILVLQPWLIWPPALLIVLTVLAFNLLGDGLRDALDPRSLNN, from the coding sequence ATGAACTGGTGGCAAAAGCTTAAAACTAACTCCCTCGCGCGTTTTGGGGCAATTCTATTAATAATCTTCTATAGTTTAGTCATAGCAGCCGATTTTGTTGCCCCCTATAATCCCTATTCTTCGCAAATTGACGGATCATTATTACCTCCGACTCCCATCTATTGGACAACCCCAGACGGTGAGTTTATTGGACTTCATGTTTATCCCACCACCCAAAGTCCCACCGATCTTGAAACGGGAAAACGCACCTTAAATATTGATTTTAAGCAACCCACTCCGATCCGTTTATTTGTTAAAGGCGATCGCTATCAGCTATTCCAAATTCGTCTCCCCTTACCCCCCACCTTCAAAGAAGTAGAAATTTTCCCTGGTATTCCTTTTGATCGTCATTTATTCGGAACGGTTGGGCAAGCAAAATTAAATCTTTTGGGAACCGATGAACAAGGACGAGATCAATTTAGTCGGCTGATATTTGGGGGGAGAATCAGCCTATTTATTGGCTTAGTTGGTATTATTATTTCTTTTCCTTTGGGTATGATTGTTGGTGGTATTTCTGGCTATTTTGGAGGGTGGTTAGATGCAGGATTAATGCGTTTAGTTGAAGTTTTAATGACCATTCCAGGGCTTTATTTATTAGTAGCTTTAGCGGCAGTTTTACCCCCTAGTTTAAGCAGTACTCAACGGTTTTTATTGATTGTTTTAATTACGTCTTTTATTAGTTGGTCAGGACTAGCGCGGGTTATTCGGGGACAAGTTCTCTCTCTTAAAGAACAGGAATTTGTTCAAGCAGCAAGGGCAATGGGGGCAACCCCTTGGCGGATTATTATTCAGCATATTTTGCCTCAAACGGCTACTTATATCATTATTTCTGCTACTTTAGCGGTTCCAGGGTTTATTGTCGCTGAGTCTGTCTTAAGTTTAATTGGGTTAGGCATTCAACAACCCGATCCCAGTTGGGGAAATTTACTTTCTATTGCAACTAATGCGTCAATTTTAGTCTTACAACCTTGGTTAATTTGGCCACCAGCTTTGCTGATCGTTCTCACTGTCTTAGCCTTTAATTTACTCGGAGATGGACTGCGCGATGCCCTTGATCCTCGTTCTCTGAATAATTGA
- the aat gene encoding leucyl/phenylalanyl-tRNA--protein transferase has protein sequence MEFAEDIETIIQGYAQGYFLMADDMGIMGWYSSRKRALIPLDERFRYPKSLQRVLNQNRFSVAINRDFLGVCEGCAQRETTWISPQLIDIYYDLYQEGWAHSFETWQGDELAGGILGIAIGGAFIGESMFYRIPEGSKVAMVKLVEHLKKRNFILFDAQLQNPHLERFGAYQVNDQTYQVLLQKALTKNCVFS, from the coding sequence ATGGAATTTGCTGAAGATATAGAGACTATTATACAGGGATATGCTCAAGGTTATTTTTTAATGGCTGACGACATGGGGATTATGGGCTGGTATTCTAGTCGGAAACGCGCTCTAATCCCCTTAGATGAGCGTTTTCGCTATCCAAAATCCTTGCAGAGAGTTTTGAATCAAAATCGGTTTTCTGTTGCCATTAATCGAGATTTTTTAGGGGTCTGCGAAGGTTGCGCCCAACGAGAAACCACTTGGATCTCTCCCCAATTGATAGACATTTATTACGACCTCTATCAAGAGGGATGGGCTCATAGCTTTGAAACCTGGCAAGGGGATGAATTAGCCGGAGGAATTTTAGGGATTGCTATTGGAGGAGCGTTTATTGGGGAATCTATGTTTTATCGCATTCCAGAGGGGTCTAAAGTAGCTATGGTGAAATTAGTAGAACATCTGAAAAAACGGAATTTTATTCTATTTGATGCTCAATTACAAAACCCCCATTTAGAAAGATTTGGAGCCTATCAAGTTAATGATCAAACCTATCAGGTTTTATTGCAAAAAGCCTTAACTAAAAATTGTGTTTTTAGTTAA